One stretch of Arachis duranensis cultivar V14167 chromosome 1, aradu.V14167.gnm2.J7QH, whole genome shotgun sequence DNA includes these proteins:
- the LOC107469290 gene encoding oleosin G — protein MADRLTFQTPLSPHHAFLRRLQDHTPNSTQLAGLLTLLITGSILLLLTGLTVTGTIIAMIFFSPLIIISSPIWVPIGTLFLLITAAFLSMCGFGIVLVAAVSWMYRYFRGMHPPGSDRVDYARSRIYDTATHVKDYAREYGGYLQSKVKDAAPGA, from the coding sequence ATGGCTGATAGACTCACCTTCCAAACACCGCTATCACCGCACCATGCGTTCCTCCGAAGGCTCCAAGATCACACTCCCAACTCCACCCAGCTCGCCGGCCTCTTAACCCTTCTCATCACCGGTTCAATCTTGCTCCTCCTCACCGGCCTAACCGTCACCGGAACCATAATCGCCATGATTTTCTTCTCCCCCTTGATAATCATCTCCAGCCCTATTTGGGTCCCAATCGGAACCCTATTTCTTCTCATAACCGCCGCCTTCTTATCCATGTGCGGATTCGGGATCGTTCTCGTCGCCGCCGTGTCTTGGATGTACCGTTACTTCCGGGGAATGCACCCGCCCGGTTCCGACCGGGTCGATTACGCCCGGAGCCGGATCTACGATACGGCCACCCACGTCAAGGACTACGCTAGAGAATACGGTGGCTACTTGCAGAGTAAGGTTAAAGATGCTGCACCCGGTGCTTAG
- the LOC107469280 gene encoding putative AC transposase, whose product MEWGDNNNHYKTYKGDQKPMMDVALISNMDPVNIDLSSSDKPVPVNPQKPRKKTMTSVFLKFFETAADGKTRKCKFCGQSYSIATATGNLGRHLANRHPGYDKSTGEAVNNVAPRPTAVAKKSQPQTQPQPQPQPQPQPQPQSQSQPQVKANRVDYDHLNWLLIRWLVLASLPPSTLEEKWLVNSYKFLNPSIQLWSGDKYKNVLGEVFRSMKEDVKTMLEHVSSKFSITLDFWTSFEQIFYMSVTCHWIDENWCFQKLLLDISYIPYPYGGAEIYRSLIKVLKFYNIENRIMSCTHDNSQGAMQACHTLKENLDGQKIGPFCYIPCAARTLNSIIDDGLKSAKKAISKIREFVMELNASSVISEDFVQLTAAYQEGTWKFPLDFTTRWSGNYQMLDLVCKAGKSMGDVIGKYDEILDSRMLLSSADKSLVNIMHQYLEPFYKTTNNICTTKVPTVGLVLFFMDHILETSATSSESRHSPEWLKSAAEGMTEKARNYISQVSNMFTYMTAILDPRIKGELIPEGLTSENFLDEARTHFMRNYSTSHFPSMSSGYNAQETEDGGSVSFAEEIARKKRRASMNSATDELTQYLAEAPAPIPTDVLEWWKVNSTRYPRLSVMARDFLAVQATSVVPEELFCGKGDEIEKQRFCLAHDSAQAILCIKSWIQAGIKFKFKSTEIDYERLMELAATSAAATDNSPASSDKKQK is encoded by the exons ATGGAGTGGGGTGATAATAACAACCACTACAAAACATATAAAG GCGACCAAAAACCAATGATGGATGTGGCTCTCATTTCAAACATGGATCCAGTTAACATTGACCTGAGTTCTTCAGATAAGCCAGTTCCCGTTAATCCACAGAAGCcaagaaagaaaacaatgaCATCGGTTTTTTTGAAGTTCTTTGAGACAGCCGCCGATGGGAAGACTCGGAAATGCAAGTTTTGTGGACAGAGTTATTCTATAGCAACTGCCACAG GCAATTTGGGACGGCATCTTGCTAATCGCCATCCAGGTTATGATAAGTCAACGGGAGAGGCTGTCAATAATGTGGCACCCCGGCCCACGGCTGTGGCCAAGAAGTCTCAGCCTCAAACTCAGCCTCAGCCTCAACCTCAACCTCAGCCTCAGCCTCAGCCTCAGTCTCAGTCTCAGCCTCAAGTAAAAGCAAACCGGGTGGATTATGATCATCTAAACTGGTTGCTGATTCGGTGGCTCGTTTTAGCTTCTCTCCCTCCTTCAACTCTGGAAGAAAAATGGCTTGTAAATTCCTACAAGTTTCTAAATCCATCTATACAGCTCTGGTCAGGTGACAAGTACAAGAATGTGCTGGGAGAAGTTTTTAGAAGCATGAAGGAAGATGTGAAAACGATGTTAGAACATGTTTCTTCCAAGTTCTCCATTACTCTTGACTTTTGGACTTCTTTTGAACAGATCTTCTATATGAGTGTAACATGTCATTGGATTGATGAAAACTGGTGTTTCCAGAAACTGCTTCTTGATATCTCGTACATACCCTATCCATATGGTGGTGCAGAGATTTATCGATCGCTTATAAAGGTTCTTAAATTCTACAATATTGAAAACAGAATCATGTCTTGCACCCATGATAACAGTCAAGGTGCAATGCAGGCCTGCCATACATTGAAAGAGAACTTGGATGGTCAGAAAATAGGGCCATTCTGTTATATTCCATGTGCTGCTCGAACTTTGAATTCAATAATAGATGATGGATTGAAATCTGCAAAAAAAGCCATTTCTAAGATCCGTGAGTTTGTAATGGAGTTAAATGCTTCATCAGTGATCTCTGAAGATTTTGTTCAACTGACGGCAGCATATCAAGAAGGTACTTGGAAATTTCCTCTTGATTTTACGACAAGGTGGAGTGGAAACTACCAGATGCTTGATCTTGTGTGCAAG GCAGGTAAATCAATGGGAGATGTTATCGGTAAATATGACGAAATTCTAGATAGCAGAATGCTTCTGAGCTCCGCGGACAAGAGTTTGGTTAACATCATGCATCAGTATCTTGAACCATTCTACAAGACCACAAACAACATATGCACCACTAAGGTTCCAACAGTGGGGCTTGTCCTTTTCTTCATGGATCATATATTAGAAACAAGTGCTACGTCCAGCGAATCGCGACACAGCCCGGAATGGCTAAAATCTGCTGCAGAAGGAATGACAGAAAAAGCCAGAAATTATATTAGTCAGGTTTCTAACATGTTTACATATATGACAGCGATCCTAGATCCTAGAATCAAGGGAGAGCTGATCCCAGAGGGTTTAACCTCGGAAAATTTTCTGGATGAAGCGAGAACACACTTCATGAGAAACTATTCTACCAGTCATTTTCCATCCATGAGTTCTGGTTACAATGCACAAGAAACGGAAGATGGAGGAAGCGTCTCTTTTGCGGAGGAAATAGCTCGCAAGAAACGCCGAGCAAGCATGAACTCTGCCACAGACGAGCTTACACAGTACCTGGCGGAGGCTCCAGCCCCGATACCAACAGATGTCTTGGAGTGGTGGAAGGTTAATAGCACAAGATATCCTCGGCTATCAGTTATGGCTAGAGATTTCCTTGCTGTGCAAGCAACTTCGGTTGTGCCTGAAGAACTCTTCTGCGGCAAGGGCGACGAAATTGAGAAGCAAAGGTTCTGTCTCGCACATGATAGCGCGCAAGCTATTCTGTGTATCAAGTCGTGGATTCAGGCCGGCATCAAGTTCAAGTTCAAGTCGACGGAGATAGATTATGAGAGGTTGATGGAACTTGCAGCAACATCTGCTGCTGCAACAGATAACAGCCCTGCTAGTTCTGACAAGAAGCAAAAATAA
- the LOC107471886 gene encoding uncharacterized protein LOC107471886 yields MDVRKVVVVVEEVEAARTALQWALHNIIRYGDIITLLHLYPFTSSKSKSKSRLLRLKGFHLALSFQDICNKFSNTKVEIVVTQENKEGMKIVGTVRDIGASMLVVGLHDQSFLYKLAMGHNNISRYFNCRVIAINQPPIMSPHTHQSPMVSSLGVLDSSANMDFSLIHISGLQVPDTPPPKVKYQICPDPTAIIWRLKKSTRR; encoded by the exons atggATGTGAggaaggtggtggtggtggtggaagagGTGGAAGCAGCTAGAACTGCACTTCAATGGGCACTTCACAACATCATTCGCTATGGTGACATAATCACACTCCTCCATCTCTACCCTTTCACTTCTTCTAAATCTAAATCCAAGTCTCGTCTTCTTAGACTCAAAGGATTTCATTTAGCACTTTCATTCCAAGATATATGTAACAAATTCTCAAAT ACAAAGGTTGAGATTGTTGTGACGCAAGAGAACAAGGAAGGGATGAAGATTGTGGGAACTGTAAGAGACATTGGAGCCTCAATGCTTGTGGTTGGACTCCATGATCAGAGTTTTCTTTACAA ATTGGCAATGGGGCATAACAACATATCCAGGTACTTCAATTGCAGAGTGATTGCCATAAATCAGCCTCCAATAATGTCCCCACACACTCATCAAAGTCCCATGGTTTCATCACTTGGTGTCTTAGACAGTTCAGCTAACATGGATTTCTCACTTATTCACATCTCTGGATTGCA AGTTCCAGATACCCCTCCACCGAAAGTGAAATACCAGATTTGCCCTGACCCGACTGCAATTATTTGGAGATTAAAGAAGTCAACGAGAAGGTAA